The following proteins come from a genomic window of Sesamum indicum cultivar Zhongzhi No. 13 linkage group LG10, S_indicum_v1.0, whole genome shotgun sequence:
- the LOC105171794 gene encoding protein NDR1-like — translation MAEEFSSLLEPLQDCEPERIGDCIWKYICIIITLPVTVWFMLTFRIHMPKCHLQQLYLPALDLSDTSNATAAAGVINPTLFFDLELENTMNDHSVRYSDINLTFYYGPDRNFTIANYRVPGFYQGKEKKAYRRDVVESHDLPWDDAIGKVLNGSRAVFRVDLVAKPTFRYWFWYSKRRWLRVGAKVEVDATGKKVKKEPIPLKSAAAHGRRCGSGRMCVLQVLLGFVLSLVLLY, via the coding sequence ATGGCTGAGGAATTTTCCTCCTTATTAGAACCACTACAGGATTGTGAACCTGAAAGAATAGGAGACTGCATTTGGAAATATATCTGCATAATTATCACCTTACCAGTTACAGTCTGGTTCATGTTAACTTTCCGCATTCATATGCCTAAATGCCATCTCCAACAGCTTTACCTGCCTGCCCTAGACCTCTCTGATACTTCCAACGCCACGGCGGCTGCCGGCGTCATCAACCCAACCCTCTTCTTCGACCTGGAACTCGAAAACACGATGAACGACCACAGCGTCCGTTACAGTGATATTAATCTGACTTTCTATTATGGCCCTGATAGAAACTTCACCATAGCAAATTACAGGGTTCCTGGATTCTACCagggaaaggaaaagaaggcGTACCGCAGAGACGTGGTGGAAAGTCACGATCTGCCTTGGGACGACGCCATCGGGAAGGTGTTGAATGGCTCCAGGGCGGTTTTCAGGGTGGATTTGGTAGCAAAGCCCACGTTCAGGTACTGGTTTTGGTATTCCAAACGGAGGTGGCTAAGGGTTGGGGCCAAGGTGGAGGTCGACGCCACTGGTAAGAAAGTCAAGAAAGAACCGATCCCTCTCAAGTCCGCCGCCGCACACGGGCGGCGCTGTGGTTCAGGGAGGATGTGCGTTCTGCAGGTTCTCTTAGGTTTCGTGCTTTCTCTGGTGCTGCTGTATTAA